Proteins encoded in a region of the Populus nigra chromosome 3, ddPopNigr1.1, whole genome shotgun sequence genome:
- the LOC133690337 gene encoding tRNA-specific adenosine deaminase TAD2, protein MKGLPFECYMDSHVEEGCSSETLAFMELAIEQAKDALNNLEVPVGCVIVEDGKVIASGRNRTTETRNATRHAEMEAIDILLEQWQKSGLSVSEVAEKFSTCSLYVTCEPCIMCAAALSILGIKEVYYGCANDKFGGCGSILSLHCSSSKLPNSGGIAQRKDFKCTGGIMALEAVSLLRRFYEQGNPNAPKPHRPLVQQATNN, encoded by the exons ATGAAAGGTTTACCTTTTGAATGCTAC ATGGATTCTCATGTGGAAGAAGGGTGTTCTTCTGAGACTTTGGCATTCATGGAGCTCGCTATAGAACAG GCGAAAGATGCTCTGAACAACCTTGAAGTGCCAGTCGG TTGTGTTATTGTTGAAGATGGGAAGGTCATTGCATCTGGGAGAAATCGAACAACAGAGACAAGAAAT GCTACAAGACACGCAGAGATGGAAGCAATTGATATTCTTCTTGAACAGTGGCAAAAAAGTGGACTTTCAGTGTCAGAAGTTGCTGAAAAGTTTTCAACATGCAGTCTCTATGTTACATGTGAACCATGTATAATGTGTGCTGCAGCCTTGTCGATACTTG GTATAAAAGAAGTATATTATGGATGCGCAAATGATAAATTTGGAGGTTGTGGATCAATATTGTCATTGCATTGTAGCAGCTCTAAACTACCTAATAG TGGGGGCATTGCTCAAAGGAAAGATTTCAAATGTACTGGAGGAATAATGGCACTTGAAGCAGTCTCTCTTCTACGACGTTTCTATGAACAAGGGAACCCCAATG cTCCAAAACCTCACAGGCCACTGGTTCAACAGGCAACAAACAACTAG
- the LOC133688630 gene encoding uncharacterized protein LOC133688630 isoform X1: MLIQSSLSTSIECTPFHVSDQGKQDLFCDWMPGTEIWQMCSKCHEHCHNCCKDAASITEEKETNNYSCLLSFPRGPHPPTIIKMSESSAPSFVYCRRKLQGNSIEFLSAITKRSGEDCPYAINSDGPSVAVKEHCVVSEDEHETGTVRVPLMPPILCNGVDCSCPFSFGRSTQLASDSSVSESAATNFVYGKTKLRQNSVSFLSAMAKTSGEDCLSVISSDGPSAARKEQRLISIHVHGAALVPRPPVCNRADSPCPLSSQRSPQLPTVSTMSESSACNFVYSRKKLRGNSASFLSEQVHAMAKRSGGEDCLSLISSDGPSAARKEQCLISQHEQGAALMPPPTVYNKDDSPCQLCLQRSQLPTASTMSDISACNFIYSRRRMRGKSATFLSADVPGITKRSREDCLSVISSDGPSLAVEEAHVVSQDHRDQHERGTGGALMPPPIAYNSDDSRCRLSLQGSPQLPTSSTMSEISARNFVYSRRKLRGNSATFLSAQVPGITKRSREDCLSIISSDGPSLVVEEARVVSQDHQDQFERGTGGALPRPPLVCYGEPHVSKSESSSGCSLVEDLVSDEATKKSRPKIIEVDSINDSCSSSKSNMDLVSDSTKTEGDDNGECSSSSIVAAEVTGEDQSENDQCISILRRQGAFEGVWPGKTHASAKSISDGSGSGSSSSRPCKKCFRKGSPVKMLICDNCEDSFHVSCCNPRVKRIPVDEWLCHSCWKKKRIIPKETISRKSLNIIGDMGRCRDASSTGESNPIALMLRDTEPYTGGVRVGKGFQVDIPDWSGPIINVVDIIGKPLVLEPSYFVSLFELKSNKSSKLGSIGNWLQCKQVIDDAAEGGNVTICGKWRRAPLFEVQTAVWECFCCVFWDPIHADCAAPQELETDEVMKQIKYIQMLRPRIAAKHQKLRRASIGDPMDD; encoded by the exons ATGTTGATACAGAGTTCCCTATCTACTTCAATTGAATGTACTCCATTTCATGTATCTGACCAAGGGAAACAGGATTTATTTTGTGACTGGATGCCTGGTACTGAAATTTGGCAGATGTGCTCAAAATGTCATGAACACTGCCATAATTGCTGTAAAGACGCTGCTTCAATCACCGAGGAAAAAGAGACTAACAATTATTCATGCCTGTTAAGTTTTCCGAGAGGTCCTCATCCACCAACTATCATTAAAATGTCTGAAAGTTCAGCACCTAGTTTTGTATATTGTAGAAGGAAGTTACAAGGAAACTCTATTGAGTTTTTATCAGCAATCACAAAGAGAAGTGGAGAGGATTGTCCATATGCCATCAATTCTGATGGTCCTTCAGTTGCAGTTAAGGAGCACTGTGTAGTTTCTGAAGATGAGCATGAAACCGGTACTGTTAGAGTACCTCTCATGCCTCCTATATTATGCAATGGAGTTGATTGTTCATGCCCCTTTTCCTTTGGAAGAAGTACTCAACTTGCATCTGACAGTTCAGTGTCTGAAAGTGCTGCCACTAATTTTGTTTATGGGAAAACAAAGCTACGACAAAACTCTGTTTCCTTTTTATCAGCAATGGCAAAGACAAGTGGAGAGGATTGTCTTTCTGTGATCAGTTCTGATGGTCCATCAGCTGCACGGAAGGAGCAGCGCCTAATTTCTATACACGTGCATGGAGCTGCCCTTGTACCTCGTCCTCCAGTATGCAATAGAGCTGATTCTCCGTGCCCATTAAGTTCACAAAGAAGCCCTCAGCTACCCACTGTCAGTACAATGTCTGAAAGTTCTGCATGTAATTTTGTATACAGCAGAAAGAAGCTGCGAGGAAACTCTGCTAGCTTTTTATCAGAACAGGTCCATGCAATGGCAAAGAGAAGTGGAGGAGAGGATTGTCTTTCTTTAATCAGTTCCGATGGTCCATCAGCTGCACGCAAGGAGCAATGCCTAATTTCTCAACATGAGCAAGGAGCTGCCCTTATGCCTCCACCTACAGTATACAACAAAGATGATTCTCCATGCCAATTATGTTTACAAAGAAGTCAGCTACCAACTGCCAGTACAATGTCTGATATTTCTGCATGTAATTTTATATACAGCAGAAGGAGGATGCGAGGAAAATCTGCTACCTTTTTGTCAGCAGATGTCCCTGGAATCACGAAGAGAAGCAGAGAAGATTGCCTTTCAGTCATCAGTTCTGATGGTCCTTCACTTGCAGTTGAGGAGGCACATGTAGTTTCTCAAGATCATCGAGATCAGCATGAAAGGGGAACTGGTGGAGCTCTTATGCCTCCTCCTATAGCATACAACAGTGATGATTCTCGATGCCGATTAAGTTTACAAGGAAGTCCTCAGCTACCAACTTCCAGTACAATGTCTGAAATTTCTGCACGTAATTTTGTATACAGCAGAAGGAAGCTGCGAGGAAACTCTGCTACCTTTTTGTCAGCACAGGTCCCTGGAATCACAAAGAGAAGCAGAGAAGATTGCCTTTCAATCATCAGTTCTGATGGTCCTTCACTTGTCGTTGAGGAGGCACGTGTAGTTTCTCAAGATCATCAAGATCAGTTTGAAAGGGGAACTGGTGGGGCACTTCCCAGGCCTCCTTTAGTATGTTATGGAGAGCCCCATGTTTCAAAATCAGAATCTAGCAGTGGATGTTCACTTGTTGAAGACCTGGTTTCTGATGAAGCTACAAAAAAAAGCAGGCCAAAAATCATTGAGGTTGACAGTATAAATGATAGCTGCTCATCATCAAAGTCAAATATGGATCTTGTTTCAGATTCTACAAAGACTGAAGGAGATGATAATGGTGAGTGCTCTTCATCCAGTATAGTGGCAGCAGAGGTCACAGGGGAAGATCAGTCTGAAAATGATCAGTGTATCTCTATACTCAGAAGGCAGGGGGCTTTTGAGGGAGTTTGGCCCGGCAAAACCCATGCTTCTGCTAAAAGCATTAGTGATGGTAGTGGTAGTGGTAGCAGCAGTTCTCGGCCATGCAAAAAATGTTTTCGCAAGGGATCCCCTGTAAAGATGCTAATTTGTGATAATTGTGAAGATTCATTTCATGTATCTTGCTGCAATCCTCGTGTAAAAAGAATACCAGTTGATGAATGGTTGTGTCATTCTTGCTGGAAGAAGAAACGGATAATTCCCAAGGAGACAATTTCCAGAAAATCTCTCAATATAATTGGTGACATGGGCAGATGTAGAGATGCTTCATCTACTGGTGAATCAAATCCTATAGCATTGATGTTGAGAGATACTGAGCCATATACAGGTGGTGTTCGAGTTGGAAAAGGTTTTCAAGTAGATATTCCAGATTGGTCAGGTCCAATTATCAA TGTCGTCGACATTATTGGCAAACCTTTGGTATTGGAGCCATCATACTTTGTCAGTTTGTTC GAATTGAAGTCCAACAAGTCTTCTAAACTTGGATCTATAGGCAATTGGCTTCAGTGTAAACAGGTTATAGATGATGCAGCAGAAGGAGGCAATGTAACTATATGTGGAAAGTGGCGCAG GGCTCCTCTTTTTGAAGTCCAAACTGCTGTCTGGGAATGCTTCTGCTGTGTCTTCTGGGATCCAATTCATGCCGACTGTGCTGCACCTCAG GAGCTGGAAACGGATGAAGTTATGAAGCAAATAAAGTATATTCAGATG CTAAGACCCCGAATAGCAGCTAAACATCAGAAATTGAGGCGTGCCAGCATTGGCGATCCAATGGATGATTGA
- the LOC133688630 gene encoding uncharacterized protein LOC133688630 isoform X3, whose amino-acid sequence MLIQSSLSTSIECTPFHVSDQGKQDLFCDWMPGTEIWQMCSKCHEHCHNCCKDAASITEEKETNNYSCLLSFPRGPHPPTIIKMSESSAPSFVYCRRKLQGNSIEFLSAITKRSGEDCPYAINSDGPSVAVKEHCVVSEDEHETGTVRVPLMPPILCNGVDCSCPFSFGRSTQLASDSSVSESAATNFVYGKTKLRQNSVSFLSAMAKTSGEDCLSVISSDGPSAARKEQRLISIHVHGAALVPRPPVCNRADSPCPLSSQRSPQLPTVSTMSESSACNFVYSRKKLRGNSASFLSEQVHAMAKRSGGEDCLSLISSDGPSAARKEQCLISQHEQGAALMPPPTVYNKDDSPCQLCLQRSQLPTASTMSDISACNFIYSRRRMRGKSATFLSADVPGITKRSREDCLSVISSDGPSLAVEEAHVVSQDHRDQHERGTGGALMPPPIAYNSDDSRCRLSLQGSPQLPTSSTMSEISARNFVYSRRKLRGNSATFLSAQVPGITKRSREDCLSIISSDGPSLVVEEARVVSQDHQDQFERGTGGALPRPPLVCYGEPHVSKSESSSGCSLVEDLVSDEATKKSRPKIIEVDSINDSCSSSKSNMDLVSDSTKTEGDDNGECSSSSIVAAEVTGEDQSENDQCISILRRQGAFEGVWPGKTHASAKSISDGSGSGSSSSRPCKKCFRKGSPVKMLICDNCEDSFHVSCCNPRVKRIPVDEWLCHSCWKKKRIIPKETISRKSLNIIGDMGRCRDASSTGESNPIALMLRDTEPYTGGVRVGKGFQVDIPDWSGPIINPLLFLPDPRNTSVCESCWQPYKI is encoded by the exons ATGTTGATACAGAGTTCCCTATCTACTTCAATTGAATGTACTCCATTTCATGTATCTGACCAAGGGAAACAGGATTTATTTTGTGACTGGATGCCTGGTACTGAAATTTGGCAGATGTGCTCAAAATGTCATGAACACTGCCATAATTGCTGTAAAGACGCTGCTTCAATCACCGAGGAAAAAGAGACTAACAATTATTCATGCCTGTTAAGTTTTCCGAGAGGTCCTCATCCACCAACTATCATTAAAATGTCTGAAAGTTCAGCACCTAGTTTTGTATATTGTAGAAGGAAGTTACAAGGAAACTCTATTGAGTTTTTATCAGCAATCACAAAGAGAAGTGGAGAGGATTGTCCATATGCCATCAATTCTGATGGTCCTTCAGTTGCAGTTAAGGAGCACTGTGTAGTTTCTGAAGATGAGCATGAAACCGGTACTGTTAGAGTACCTCTCATGCCTCCTATATTATGCAATGGAGTTGATTGTTCATGCCCCTTTTCCTTTGGAAGAAGTACTCAACTTGCATCTGACAGTTCAGTGTCTGAAAGTGCTGCCACTAATTTTGTTTATGGGAAAACAAAGCTACGACAAAACTCTGTTTCCTTTTTATCAGCAATGGCAAAGACAAGTGGAGAGGATTGTCTTTCTGTGATCAGTTCTGATGGTCCATCAGCTGCACGGAAGGAGCAGCGCCTAATTTCTATACACGTGCATGGAGCTGCCCTTGTACCTCGTCCTCCAGTATGCAATAGAGCTGATTCTCCGTGCCCATTAAGTTCACAAAGAAGCCCTCAGCTACCCACTGTCAGTACAATGTCTGAAAGTTCTGCATGTAATTTTGTATACAGCAGAAAGAAGCTGCGAGGAAACTCTGCTAGCTTTTTATCAGAACAGGTCCATGCAATGGCAAAGAGAAGTGGAGGAGAGGATTGTCTTTCTTTAATCAGTTCCGATGGTCCATCAGCTGCACGCAAGGAGCAATGCCTAATTTCTCAACATGAGCAAGGAGCTGCCCTTATGCCTCCACCTACAGTATACAACAAAGATGATTCTCCATGCCAATTATGTTTACAAAGAAGTCAGCTACCAACTGCCAGTACAATGTCTGATATTTCTGCATGTAATTTTATATACAGCAGAAGGAGGATGCGAGGAAAATCTGCTACCTTTTTGTCAGCAGATGTCCCTGGAATCACGAAGAGAAGCAGAGAAGATTGCCTTTCAGTCATCAGTTCTGATGGTCCTTCACTTGCAGTTGAGGAGGCACATGTAGTTTCTCAAGATCATCGAGATCAGCATGAAAGGGGAACTGGTGGAGCTCTTATGCCTCCTCCTATAGCATACAACAGTGATGATTCTCGATGCCGATTAAGTTTACAAGGAAGTCCTCAGCTACCAACTTCCAGTACAATGTCTGAAATTTCTGCACGTAATTTTGTATACAGCAGAAGGAAGCTGCGAGGAAACTCTGCTACCTTTTTGTCAGCACAGGTCCCTGGAATCACAAAGAGAAGCAGAGAAGATTGCCTTTCAATCATCAGTTCTGATGGTCCTTCACTTGTCGTTGAGGAGGCACGTGTAGTTTCTCAAGATCATCAAGATCAGTTTGAAAGGGGAACTGGTGGGGCACTTCCCAGGCCTCCTTTAGTATGTTATGGAGAGCCCCATGTTTCAAAATCAGAATCTAGCAGTGGATGTTCACTTGTTGAAGACCTGGTTTCTGATGAAGCTACAAAAAAAAGCAGGCCAAAAATCATTGAGGTTGACAGTATAAATGATAGCTGCTCATCATCAAAGTCAAATATGGATCTTGTTTCAGATTCTACAAAGACTGAAGGAGATGATAATGGTGAGTGCTCTTCATCCAGTATAGTGGCAGCAGAGGTCACAGGGGAAGATCAGTCTGAAAATGATCAGTGTATCTCTATACTCAGAAGGCAGGGGGCTTTTGAGGGAGTTTGGCCCGGCAAAACCCATGCTTCTGCTAAAAGCATTAGTGATGGTAGTGGTAGTGGTAGCAGCAGTTCTCGGCCATGCAAAAAATGTTTTCGCAAGGGATCCCCTGTAAAGATGCTAATTTGTGATAATTGTGAAGATTCATTTCATGTATCTTGCTGCAATCCTCGTGTAAAAAGAATACCAGTTGATGAATGGTTGTGTCATTCTTGCTGGAAGAAGAAACGGATAATTCCCAAGGAGACAATTTCCAGAAAATCTCTCAATATAATTGGTGACATGGGCAGATGTAGAGATGCTTCATCTACTGGTGAATCAAATCCTATAGCATTGATGTTGAGAGATACTGAGCCATATACAGGTGGTGTTCGAGTTGGAAAAGGTTTTCAAGTAGATATTCCAGATTGGTCAGGTCCAATTATCAA TCCATTGCTGTTTCTTCCTGATCCTAGAAACACAAGTGTCTGCGAGTCTTGCTGGCAACCTTACAAGATTTAA
- the LOC133688630 gene encoding uncharacterized protein LOC133688630 isoform X2 has protein sequence MCSKCHEHCHNCCKDAASITEEKETNNYSCLLSFPRGPHPPTIIKMSESSAPSFVYCRRKLQGNSIEFLSAITKRSGEDCPYAINSDGPSVAVKEHCVVSEDEHETGTVRVPLMPPILCNGVDCSCPFSFGRSTQLASDSSVSESAATNFVYGKTKLRQNSVSFLSAMAKTSGEDCLSVISSDGPSAARKEQRLISIHVHGAALVPRPPVCNRADSPCPLSSQRSPQLPTVSTMSESSACNFVYSRKKLRGNSASFLSEQVHAMAKRSGGEDCLSLISSDGPSAARKEQCLISQHEQGAALMPPPTVYNKDDSPCQLCLQRSQLPTASTMSDISACNFIYSRRRMRGKSATFLSADVPGITKRSREDCLSVISSDGPSLAVEEAHVVSQDHRDQHERGTGGALMPPPIAYNSDDSRCRLSLQGSPQLPTSSTMSEISARNFVYSRRKLRGNSATFLSAQVPGITKRSREDCLSIISSDGPSLVVEEARVVSQDHQDQFERGTGGALPRPPLVCYGEPHVSKSESSSGCSLVEDLVSDEATKKSRPKIIEVDSINDSCSSSKSNMDLVSDSTKTEGDDNGECSSSSIVAAEVTGEDQSENDQCISILRRQGAFEGVWPGKTHASAKSISDGSGSGSSSSRPCKKCFRKGSPVKMLICDNCEDSFHVSCCNPRVKRIPVDEWLCHSCWKKKRIIPKETISRKSLNIIGDMGRCRDASSTGESNPIALMLRDTEPYTGGVRVGKGFQVDIPDWSGPIINVVDIIGKPLVLEPSYFVSLFELKSNKSSKLGSIGNWLQCKQVIDDAAEGGNVTICGKWRRAPLFEVQTAVWECFCCVFWDPIHADCAAPQELETDEVMKQIKYIQMLRPRIAAKHQKLRRASIGDPMDD, from the exons ATGTGCTCAAAATGTCATGAACACTGCCATAATTGCTGTAAAGACGCTGCTTCAATCACCGAGGAAAAAGAGACTAACAATTATTCATGCCTGTTAAGTTTTCCGAGAGGTCCTCATCCACCAACTATCATTAAAATGTCTGAAAGTTCAGCACCTAGTTTTGTATATTGTAGAAGGAAGTTACAAGGAAACTCTATTGAGTTTTTATCAGCAATCACAAAGAGAAGTGGAGAGGATTGTCCATATGCCATCAATTCTGATGGTCCTTCAGTTGCAGTTAAGGAGCACTGTGTAGTTTCTGAAGATGAGCATGAAACCGGTACTGTTAGAGTACCTCTCATGCCTCCTATATTATGCAATGGAGTTGATTGTTCATGCCCCTTTTCCTTTGGAAGAAGTACTCAACTTGCATCTGACAGTTCAGTGTCTGAAAGTGCTGCCACTAATTTTGTTTATGGGAAAACAAAGCTACGACAAAACTCTGTTTCCTTTTTATCAGCAATGGCAAAGACAAGTGGAGAGGATTGTCTTTCTGTGATCAGTTCTGATGGTCCATCAGCTGCACGGAAGGAGCAGCGCCTAATTTCTATACACGTGCATGGAGCTGCCCTTGTACCTCGTCCTCCAGTATGCAATAGAGCTGATTCTCCGTGCCCATTAAGTTCACAAAGAAGCCCTCAGCTACCCACTGTCAGTACAATGTCTGAAAGTTCTGCATGTAATTTTGTATACAGCAGAAAGAAGCTGCGAGGAAACTCTGCTAGCTTTTTATCAGAACAGGTCCATGCAATGGCAAAGAGAAGTGGAGGAGAGGATTGTCTTTCTTTAATCAGTTCCGATGGTCCATCAGCTGCACGCAAGGAGCAATGCCTAATTTCTCAACATGAGCAAGGAGCTGCCCTTATGCCTCCACCTACAGTATACAACAAAGATGATTCTCCATGCCAATTATGTTTACAAAGAAGTCAGCTACCAACTGCCAGTACAATGTCTGATATTTCTGCATGTAATTTTATATACAGCAGAAGGAGGATGCGAGGAAAATCTGCTACCTTTTTGTCAGCAGATGTCCCTGGAATCACGAAGAGAAGCAGAGAAGATTGCCTTTCAGTCATCAGTTCTGATGGTCCTTCACTTGCAGTTGAGGAGGCACATGTAGTTTCTCAAGATCATCGAGATCAGCATGAAAGGGGAACTGGTGGAGCTCTTATGCCTCCTCCTATAGCATACAACAGTGATGATTCTCGATGCCGATTAAGTTTACAAGGAAGTCCTCAGCTACCAACTTCCAGTACAATGTCTGAAATTTCTGCACGTAATTTTGTATACAGCAGAAGGAAGCTGCGAGGAAACTCTGCTACCTTTTTGTCAGCACAGGTCCCTGGAATCACAAAGAGAAGCAGAGAAGATTGCCTTTCAATCATCAGTTCTGATGGTCCTTCACTTGTCGTTGAGGAGGCACGTGTAGTTTCTCAAGATCATCAAGATCAGTTTGAAAGGGGAACTGGTGGGGCACTTCCCAGGCCTCCTTTAGTATGTTATGGAGAGCCCCATGTTTCAAAATCAGAATCTAGCAGTGGATGTTCACTTGTTGAAGACCTGGTTTCTGATGAAGCTACAAAAAAAAGCAGGCCAAAAATCATTGAGGTTGACAGTATAAATGATAGCTGCTCATCATCAAAGTCAAATATGGATCTTGTTTCAGATTCTACAAAGACTGAAGGAGATGATAATGGTGAGTGCTCTTCATCCAGTATAGTGGCAGCAGAGGTCACAGGGGAAGATCAGTCTGAAAATGATCAGTGTATCTCTATACTCAGAAGGCAGGGGGCTTTTGAGGGAGTTTGGCCCGGCAAAACCCATGCTTCTGCTAAAAGCATTAGTGATGGTAGTGGTAGTGGTAGCAGCAGTTCTCGGCCATGCAAAAAATGTTTTCGCAAGGGATCCCCTGTAAAGATGCTAATTTGTGATAATTGTGAAGATTCATTTCATGTATCTTGCTGCAATCCTCGTGTAAAAAGAATACCAGTTGATGAATGGTTGTGTCATTCTTGCTGGAAGAAGAAACGGATAATTCCCAAGGAGACAATTTCCAGAAAATCTCTCAATATAATTGGTGACATGGGCAGATGTAGAGATGCTTCATCTACTGGTGAATCAAATCCTATAGCATTGATGTTGAGAGATACTGAGCCATATACAGGTGGTGTTCGAGTTGGAAAAGGTTTTCAAGTAGATATTCCAGATTGGTCAGGTCCAATTATCAA TGTCGTCGACATTATTGGCAAACCTTTGGTATTGGAGCCATCATACTTTGTCAGTTTGTTC GAATTGAAGTCCAACAAGTCTTCTAAACTTGGATCTATAGGCAATTGGCTTCAGTGTAAACAGGTTATAGATGATGCAGCAGAAGGAGGCAATGTAACTATATGTGGAAAGTGGCGCAG GGCTCCTCTTTTTGAAGTCCAAACTGCTGTCTGGGAATGCTTCTGCTGTGTCTTCTGGGATCCAATTCATGCCGACTGTGCTGCACCTCAG GAGCTGGAAACGGATGAAGTTATGAAGCAAATAAAGTATATTCAGATG CTAAGACCCCGAATAGCAGCTAAACATCAGAAATTGAGGCGTGCCAGCATTGGCGATCCAATGGATGATTGA